From the Colletotrichum lupini chromosome 10, complete sequence genome, one window contains:
- a CDS encoding serine/threonine protein kinase, producing the protein MALAYSSIYEASLSCRERLQECVAQPALMTDEWARKRLADFNLWAAGSGALARAHASLDEQLSEKETVRSVVIDLLGLLEALTRRCLQTVGHSDYVDDKYADSSSDEKEPALTEIFADTEAIITKLVRISIAIRRSGAQAHRDRADGSYVSDIYDELRDHLGFLISVWATKSERENGSTRYPEYASYRLNEVQKRLIESNTRRRHRFLFARRRGVKRGKERDDFTTDERQVRGLQIRQPSTCQEVGNAVNLPTTEGAAQSPHILSHFAAATIAASSVPTAIQNPINLALTSQASMTAPSSISSKVVYPKPPKVKEGQEIFRCPCCLQTLPLATGMGLRWKKHLTQDIMPYSCVLSSCERPEKLYDTRKEWLKHMSEEHNQWQYWLCSACLEPKRFDVEQLYVEHLLREHANDISADQIEAVVSMSASNAPLHLEQCPLCPESSAGDPEVDPEAMLSHVAEHIHSFALYSVPWPDMASKEREYLGIQSEHLAADYFAVSSKAGSSNQWGDSPGSEDTRIDAEGMPDLVFQDQNPEVPWDPEPVLEMTPSSAEPDIGSSHLHDSRIPDGANFQGQLVSRQLPAGTCGGNTFLPYSFLEEKVTTQLVKDTLSYQTNKSPETISKIASFVCGKPGARRVFAVLACLSRPERIDLFYEHNFVDSILPLFVDKSKQVKTRSAEPGHSEITKRVFADKFWAFVISPYLFCDNQWQFLAPVLNEHQFRYSFRKEHRMPFLEQPGGYRESHFSTVGKWSIHQSHFEKSSKLRLSVDTNGHPIVAVKELRNVSMNDAEYHAAAEAEAGVLEMIREMKHPHLIKAIAYYKRGDRYFIIFPWAVGGNLRDYWGREPPRKLDADFVGWALDQLCGLASAINKLHSTKDSACRHGDLKPENILCFENTRSSDPFSQPFLVIADVGLAKVHILVTEMRNEATRTMNGTVMYEPPEAVLLLTKKLPRSRRYDVWFIGCIYLEFLIWLLYGKGALLRFGDDIAHPVNRTRQFFDVHGSGVTGAASIKPGVQKWMDWIRRDPRCPPNTAIRKLLDLICTRLLVIEVSKLMRKESSGSDSAQGSATLHATDGPDTPSIVRSDANSSLQGDTADDLRYRATSIEMYETLAGIVKDASGKPPRIAWMNWQASSPGGLGQRGGSRSPPINSSLVAIDDGLAGADDSGLGHPDDYVHGIVGTFSATTKIRYVLTLKVERFTYKSDVWRPGFYVLTMQLCLAGKLLAISRRATNFDHAVEGDRNFSFSFSDNLGALANNLEVCGLCRLQFFSLESMISKSYGEIRFEKFSSYLTSSVKPGRPVAVLYSLPVLPAAGSQAHIAALSTWIRVCDGTHDCIPVSDTTFLPTRVIDVGSKGAEHCRLLCADRGQTRSGKYLALSHPWGSPDQHKKFCTLKENLESFKEGIKLTELPQTFQDAINVTRNLGIGYLWIDALYIVQDDPEDWKMESLLMEQVYSSAYATFAASCASGTEDGFLKPRPWRQCVALASDRGSYYICESIDDFGRDVEQGELNKRAWILQERALSRRTIYFSEKQTYWECGRGIRCETMTKMRNRKASFLGDSDFPHSIDTYVRGMKIELYQDLYQKYSGLALSSIGDRPVAIRGLEARLIRTFRTVGSHGVFDTFFHRCLLWKKASRSLNRIESELLRGVYVPSWSWMAYDGEIKYLNVPFNKYSWEADIISPFRTWSSQSMKERGEKEGVCEIKGPVWDFRGCDSLKLELDNPDRRLSNLKCVIVARRKDLQGDPQQSHYIIVVHSVAVDGLCEIYERVGVAEVRGEQIAFNKGSQSGILSNESCTLPRILIHPVYTHESKPRTYIPPLNPILVTSTADAFLGRLVKSNCLGGGTVNDRQSDLRQPAYSTTVLARVPEFESQHEHHNNRQEIAARCRSDHGDAGYPTWGEDGDEGSSSSHICSPHYDLGKNGRRQKPGIPSGEPCSVASLTVVCLRAAYSKNTAVVETILLVALFVHAEDRGPHRSSLPLPSHKMQKLQDPFVSYILTTALTISSYSLSSPKPSRSCFGFA; encoded by the exons ATGGCCTTAGCATATAGCTCCATCTATGAGGCTAGTCTGAGTTGTCGCGAGCGATTGCAAGAGTGTGTTGCTCAGCCAGCGCTAATGACGGATGAGTGGGCAAGGAAACGACTAGCTGATTTCAACCTTTGGGCAGCTGGCTCAGGCGCACTCGCCAGAGCACATGCTTCACTTGACGAACAACTCTCCGAGAAGGAAACTGTTCGGAGTGTTGTAATAGATCTTTTGGGGCTTCTTGAGGCATTGACACGCCGGTGTCTACAGACAG TTGGTCACAGTGATTATGTGGACGATAAATATGCCGATAGCTCCAGTGACGAGAAAGAGCCGGCCTTGACCGAAATATTCGCCGACACCGAAGCAATCATTACAAAGCTTGTTCGAATTTCGATCGCGATCCGACGTTCCGGCGCTCAGGCTCACCGTGATAGAGCAGACGGCTCTTATGTATCAGATATCTATGATGAACTGAGGGATCATCTCGGCTTCCTAATTAGCGTCTGGGCTACGAAGTCAGAGCGAGAAAATGGCTCAACAAGATACCCCGAATATGCATCATACCGACTTAACGAGGTCCAAAAAAGGCTGATAGAGTCTAACACAAGAAGGCGTCATCGCTTCCTTTTCGCGAGGAGACGAGGTGTAAAGCGTGGGAAAGAGCGTGATGACTTCACGACCGATGAAAGACAAGTAAGGGGTTTGCAAATACGTCAGCCCAGCACCTGCCAGGAAGTAGGCAACGCCGTCAACTTACCGACGACCGAAGGCGCGGCACAGTCACCGCACATACTTTCTCATTTTGCTGCTGCTACAATTGCTGCAAGTTCTGTGCCTACTGCGATTCAGAATCCCATCAATCTCGCCTTGACAAGCCAAGCTTCAATGACTGCGCCTTCCTCTATCAGTTCAAAGGTTGTTTATCCCAAGCCACCTAAAGTCAAAGAAGGCCAAGAAATATTTCGTTGTCCATGCTGTCTCCAGACTTTGCCGCTTGCTACAGGAATGGGCCTACGTTGGAA GAAGCATTTGACGCAGGATATAATGCCTTACAGCTGCGTTTTGAGTTCTTGTGAACGTCCTGAGAAGCTCTACGACACACGAAAAGAGTGGCTGAAGCACATGTCAGAAGAACACAATCAGTGGCAATATTGGCTATGCTCGGCGTGTCTTGAGCCCAAGAGATTCGACGTTGAGCAACTTTACGTTGAACATCTTCTGAGAGAGCACGCCAATGACATCTCCGCAGACCAGATCGAGGCAGTTGTTTCAATGTCAGCATCTAACGCGCCGCTACATCTTGAACAA TGTCCCTTATGTCCCGAAAGCTCAGCAGGCGATCCTGAAGTCGACCCTGAAGCTATGTTAAGTCATGTTGCAGAACATATTCACTCATTTGCTTTGTATTCAGTGCCGTGGCCAGACATGGCGAGCAAAGAGCGTGAATATCTTGGCATTCAATCGGAGCACCTTGCCGCTGATTACTTCGCCGTGAGCTCGAAAGCGGGAAGTAGCAATCAGTGGGGGGATTCCCCTGGCTCAGAAGACACTAGAATTGATGCTGAAGGAATGCCAGACTTGGTTTTTCAGGACCAAAACCCGGAAG TTCCTTGGGATCCGGAACCCGTGCTAGAAATGACACCGTCCAGCGCTGAGCCTGACATAGGCTCGAGCCACCTTCATGATTCCAGAATTCCCGACGGAGCTAACTTTCAGGGCCAATTAGTCTCGAGACAGCTTCCTGCAGGAACATGCGGAGGCAACACCTTTCTTCCGTACTCCTTCTTGGAAGAGAAGGTAACTACGCAGTTGGTCAAAGACACCCTATCATATCAAACGAACAAATCTCCAGAGACGATATCAAAGATCGCCTCCTTCGTTTGTGGAAAGCCCGGGGCCAGGAGAGTTTTCGCGGTTCTTGCCTGCCTTAGTCGCCCGGAACGGATTGACTTGTTCTACGAGCACAATTTTGTCGACTCTATTCTACCTCTCTTCGTCGATAAAAGCAAGCAAGTGAAAACCCGATCCGCTGAACCTGGCCATTCTGAGATCACCAAGAGGGTTTTTGCCGACAAGTTTTGGGCATTCGTTATTTCGCCGTATCTCTTTTGTGACAACCAATGGCAATTTCTTGCACCGGTCTTGAACGAACATCAATTCAGATACTCCTTCCGAAAGGAACACCGAATGCCGTTCTTAGAGCAACCTGGTGGATACAGAGAAAGTCACTTCAGCACGGTGGGAAAGTGGTCTATTCATCAGTCTCATTTCGAGAAGAGCTCAAAACTT CGCCTGTCAGTCGACACAAATGGACATCCCATTGTAGCAGTGAAAGAGCTGAGAAATGTCAGCATGAATGATGCAGAGTACCATGCCGCAGCCGAGGCTGAGGCAGGAGTTCTAGAAATGATCCGTGAAATGAAGCATCCGCACCTCATCAAGGCAATCGCTTACTACAAAAGGGGTGATcggtactttattattttcccGTGGGCCGTAGGTGGTAACCTCCGAGACTACTGGGGAAGAGAACCTCCTCGTAAGCTAGATGCAGATTTTGTTGGCTGGGCTCTTGATCAACTCTGTGGCCTGGCTAGTGCGATTAACAAGCTTCATTCGACAAAGGACTCCGCGTGTCGACATGGGGACCTGAAGCCAGAGAATATCCTTTGCTTTGAGAACACTAGGAGCTCCGACCCGTTTTCTCAGCCGTTTCTCGTCATTGCGGATGTTGGTCTGGCTAAAGTTCACATCTTAGTGACGGAGATGCGTAACGAAGCTACACGCACGATGAACGGAACGGTTATGTACGAGCCACCTGAAGCCGTACTGCTGCTAACTAAGAAGCTACCACGATCGCGACGTTATGACGTTTGGTTCATCGGCTGTATTTATTTGGAGTTCCTGATTTGGCTTCTTTATGGAAAGGGGGCACTGCTTCGATTTGGAGATGACATAGCGCATCCCGTGAACAGGACACGGCAATTCTTCGATGTACATGGATCTGGTGTGACCGGAGCGGCTAGCATTAAACCTGGTGTTCAGAAGTGGATGGATTGGATCAGAAGGGACCCAAGATGCCCGCCGAACACTGCAATTCGAAAGTTGCTGGATCTCATTTGCACACGATTGCTAGTCATAGAGGTAAGCAAGCTGATGAGGAAAGAGTCGTCTGGAAGCGACAGTGCCCAAGGCAGCGCCACTCTACATGCGACAGATGGCCCAGATACCCCGAGCATTGTTCGATCGGACGCCAACAGCAGCTTACAAGGCGATACCGCCGACGACCTTCGTTATCGAGCGACTTCTATTGAAATGTACGAAACACTGGCTGGCATCGTGAAAGATGCTTCAGGGAAACCGCCCAGAATTGCTTGGATGAATTGGCAAGCGAGCTCTCCAGGAGGACTGGGACAACGCGGAG GATCTCGTTCTCCTCCAATAAACAGTTCCTTGGTAGCCATTGATGATGGCTTGGCGGGTGCAGATGATAGTGGCCTGGGCCATCCTGACGAT TACGTAC ATGGTATTG TTGGTACGTTTTCAGCCACCACCAAGAT ACGATATGTCTTGACCCTCAAGGTTGAAAGATTTACCTACAAATCTGATGTCTGGCGGCCTGGCTTTTATGTCCTGACAATGCAACTCTGTCTAGCCGGTAAGCTTCTTGCTATTTCGAGAAGAGCTACAAATTTTGACCA CGCTGTCGAAGGAGATCGAAATTTCTC ATTCTCTTTTTCTGATAACCTCGGAGCACTGGCAAACAATTTGGAAGTCTGTGGCCTCTGTCGTCTCCAGTTCTTTTCACTTGAATCCATGATATCCAAGAGCTATGGGGAGATTCGGTTTGAAAAGTTCAGCAGCTATTTGACATCAAGTGTGAAGCCTGGACGGCCAGTTGCAGTCTTGTACAGCTTGCCAG TGCTTCCGGCTGCCGGTAGTCAAGCACATATCGCAGCATTATCGACGTGGATAAGGGTCTGCGACGGTACGCATGACTGTATCCCAGTATCCGACACCACCTTCCTTCCAACCAGAGTCATTGACGTCGGATCCAAGGGAGCCGAACATTGCCGCTTGCTTTGCGCAGACCGTGGGCAAACGAGATCAGGAAAATATCTTGCCCTATCGCATCCATGGGGGTCTCCGGACCAACACAAGAAATTTTGCACCTTGAAAGAGAATCTTGAAAGCTTCAAAGAGGGGATTAAGTTGACGGAGCTCCCCCAAACATTCCAAGATGCTATCAACGTCACACGGAACCTCGGTATTGGGTACCTCTGGATCGATGCGCTTTACATAGTTCAGGATGACCCTGAAGACTGGAAGATGGAGTCTCTTCTCATGGAACAGGTGTACAGCTCGGCCTATGCAACTTTTGCAGCTAGCTGCGCAAGCGGTACCGAGGACGGCTTCTTGAAACCTCGACCATGGCGACAATGTGTTGCGTTAGCATCCGACAGGGGCTCCTACTACATCTGCGAATCTATCGATGACTTTGGGCGTGATGTAGAACAGGGGGAGTTGAACAAGCGGGCTTGGATCCTTCAAGAACGAGCTCTATCCCGCCGCACAATATATTTCTCGGAAAAGCAGACGTACTGGGAATGTGGAAGAGGCATAAGGTGTGAAACAATGACGAAAATGAGAAA CCGGAAAGCCTCGTTCCTGGGAGATTCGGACTTTCCACACTCCATCGACACCTACGTTCGCGGAATGAAGATTGAGCTTTATCAGGATCTCTATCAGAAGTACTCGGGTTTGGCACTCAGCTCCATTGGTGATAGGCCAGTTGCCATCCGCGGGCTTGAAGCACGTCTCATCCGCACCTTCAGAACTGTCGGCTCTCATGGAGTTTTTGATACTTTCTTCCATCGATGTCTACTGTGGAAAAAGGCCAGCCGGTCTCTGAATCGTATCGAGTCGGAACTGCTCAGAGGAGTTTATGTTCCATCATGGTCATGGATGGCTTATGACGGCGAGATCAAATACTTGAATGTTCCCTTCAACAAGTATTCTTGGGAGGCGGACATAATCTCGCCGTTTAGGACTTGGTCATCTCAGAGCATGAAGGAGAGGGGCGAGAAAGAGGGGGTATGTGAGATCAAGGGGCCTGTATGGGACTTTCGGGGCTGTGATAGCCTCAAGCTGGAGCTCGACAATCCAGACAGGAGGCTCTCGAACCTCAAATGTGTCATTGTGGCGAGGAGAAAGGATTTACAAGGCGACCCTCAACAGTCACATTACATAATAGTCGTGCACTCTGTTGCTGTTGACGGGCTCTGCGAGATATATGAAAGAGTTGGCGTTGCGGAGGTCAGAGGAGAGCAGATTGCATTCAACAAGGGAAGTCAGAGCGGTATTCTTAG CAATGAATCATGCACTCTCCCACGCATCCTTATTCATCCAGTATACACCCACGAAAGCAAGCCACGAACCTATATTCCGCCCCTCAATCCAATTCTCGTCACCAGCACAGCAGACGCCTTCCTAGGCCGGTTGGTCAAGTCAAACTGTCTGGGTGGTGGAACGGTTAATGATCGACAATCAGATTTACGCCAACcagcctactcgacgacagTTTTAGCGAGAGTCCCCGAGTTCGAATCCCAGCATGAGCACCATAACAATCGCCAAGAGAT AGCTGCCCGCTGCCGTTCTGACCATGGCGATGCCGGCTACCCTACCTGGGGGGAAGATGGCGATGAAGGAAGCAGTTCTAGCCATATATGTTCACCGCACTATGATTTGGGAAAGAATGGAAGGCGGCAAAAACCAGGTATCCCATCAGGGGAGCCCTGTTCTGTCGCCAGTCTCACAGTTGTCTGCCTTCGCGCAGCTTACTCGAAGAATACGGCTGTTGTTGAAACCATCTTG CTCGTTGCTCTCTTCGTCCACGCCGAGGACCGCGGTCCTCACCGCTCGTCCCTGCCATTGCCATCGCACAAAATGCAGAAACTTCAAGATCCA TTCGTATCCTACATTCTGACCACCGCTCTGACTATTTCCTCCTACTCCTTGAGTAGTCCGAAGCCTTCTCGGTCCTGCTTTGGCTTCGCATAA
- a CDS encoding transmembrane amino acid transporter → MGTATEVTNSPEMTEAQNQAKKDVGAREEAAPAYVPATAEEHNSVLTGEDGELIDYKTLTWWQGGIVLIAETVSLGILSLPSVLATVGLVPGIVLILVMSFLSTYSGLVLAEFRNEYPFVQNFGDAVEVIGKSIGMGAVFQEVFGWAQVIFQVFVMGSHLLTWTICLNTLTNSSTCTIVWAVVGLAVFAVLNFPRTLKYTSYMSMASCLSITLAVLMTLGDVAVSRPIGSGSIEVARQLGFTGAFLAVTNIAIAFSSHSCFFSVIGEFKKPEDWPKALALLQIADTTLYLLAAIVIYVFVGPDVPSPALSAAGSKTMRKAIWGIAIPTIVIAGVIYGHVAAKYIFSRLFRNTKHMIRRTKLSGIAWIGIVVGIWALSMVIAESIPVFNSLLGLICALFASWFSYGLPGIFWLWMHYGNWFKDGKQTCKFVANVILFLTGFLICVLGLWASIESIANEKGTKPWTTPPKRWVIAGKYGASPSGDQRHLSSHLTKTNLRDENHKTSKDKSAGPVSNSSTDEVWLIQFADSVLFPEGGGQPSDYGSITPLSSTDATAIPIQFVERVGLRCVYHSPKPLDPGEKVRQEVDFQRRWDHMQQHTGQHLLSAVMNTHDNLNTLGWGMGKTGAMNYVDIPRKPSDAELQAIQARCNEIIRASFPITVETPEDAKVHKMPEDYDQSKGVVRVIRIGDIDRNTCCGTHLSQTSHISLILVHHGEPVHGKNYRLYFSVGDRAINLATASLGAMSSLSKLLSCKNTSEEIVQTVKTVQSSAADLKKREKKLLADIAEFEADAAKIKLQSTKSVWVHRADGNADFVKWVTVNVKDAVMTCGGVVVLATGDDGNSGQISVLGEKSAVAALVPKIKDVVMGVKGGGGGEKWQGKVTAWEKGNLKALKELVEGFRI, encoded by the exons ATGGGTACCGCCACAGAAGTTACCAACAGCCCCGAGATGACGGAGGCCCAGAACCAGGCTAAGAAGGATGTCGGCGCTCGTGAGGAGGCCGCGCCGGCCTACGTGCCCGCGACGGCGGAGGAGCACAACAGCGTCCTGACGGGAGAGGACGGTGAACTGATCGACTACAAGACTCTCACCTGGTG GCAAGGTGGCATCGTCCTCATCGCCGAGACCGTGTCCCTGGGCATCCTCTCGCTGCCCTCCGTCCTGGCGACTGTCGGTCTCGTCCCGGGCATTGTCCTTATCCTCGTCATGAGCTTCCTGTCGACGTACTCAGGCCTCGTCCTCGCTGAGTTCCGCAACGAGTACCCCTTTGTGCAAAACTTTGGCGACGCCGTCGAGGTCATCGGCAAGTCCATTGGTATGGGCGCCGTCTTCCAGGAGGTCTTTGGCTGGGCGCAGGTTATCTTCCAGGTCTTTGTCATGGGCAGCCACTTGTTGACCTGGACCATCTGCCTCAACACCCTGACCAACTCGTCTACCTGCACCATTGTGTGGGCCGTCGTCGGATTGGCTGTTTTCGCTGTGCTCAACTTCCCGAGAACGCTCAAGTACACGAGTTATATGTCCATGGCTT CATGCTTGTCCATCACCCTGGCCGTCCTCATGACCCTTGGTGACGTCGCCGTTTCCCGCCCCATCGGCTCCGGCAGCATCGAAGTCGCCCGCCAGCTCGGCTTCACCGGCGCCTTCCTCGCCGTGACCAACATCGCTATTGCCTTCTCGAGTCACTCCTGCTTTTTCAGCGTCATCGGCGAGTTCAAGAAGCCCGAGGACTGGCCCAAGGCCCTGGCCCTCCTCCAGATCGCCGACACGACGCTCTACCTGCTCGCCGCCATCGTCATCTACGTCTTCGTCGGACCGGACGTCCCCTCCCCCGCCCTCTCCGCCGCCGGCTCCAAGACGATGCGCAAGGCCATCTGGGGCATCGCCATCCCGACCATTGTCATTGCTGGTGTCATCTACGGCCACGTTGCCGCAAAGTATATCTTCTCGCGCCTCTTCCGCAACACGAAGCACATGATTCGCCGCACCAAGCTCTCCGGCATCGCGTGGATCGGCATCGTCGTCGGCATCTGGGCACTGTCCATGGTCATTGCCGAGTCCATCCCTGTGTTCAACTCGCTGCTCGGCCTCATTTGCGCACTGTTCGCCTCGTGGTTCTCGTATGGTCTTCCCGGCATTTTCTGGCTGTGGATGCACTACGGCAACTGGTTCAAGGACGGAAAGCAGACGTGCAAGTTCGTGGCCAATGTTATCCTGTTCCTCACGGGCTTCCTCATCTGCGTGCTTGGTCTGTGGGCGTCTATCGAGTCGATTGCAAATGAGAAGGGCACCAAGCCGTGGAC AACGCCACCGAAGCGTTGGGTCATCGCAGGAAAGTATGGGGCGAGTCCCAGTGGTGATCAACGCCACTTGTCTTCACA CCTGACCAAAACGAATTTGCGGGATGAGAATCAC AAGACCAGCAAGGACAAATCTGCGGGACCAGTCTCCAACAGCAGCACCGATGAGGTGTGGTTGATCCAATTCGCCGACTCCGTCCTCTTTCCCGAAG GCGGCGGACAACCGTCTGATTACGGATCAATCACTCCCCTCTCAAGCACGGATGCTACCGCCATCCCCATTCAATTTGTCGAACGCGTTGGGCTACGATGTGTCTATCACTCTCCCAAACCCCTAGATCCCGGTGAGAAGGTACGACAAGAAGTCGATTTCCAGCGCCGATGGGACCACATGCAGCAGCATACGGGCCAACATCTCTTATCCGCCGTCATGAATACCCATGACAACCTCAACACTCTCGGCTGGGGCATGGGAAAGACTGGGGCGATGAACTACGTCGATATTCCGCGGAAACCTTCAGATGCGGAACTACAAGCCATTCAGGCGAGGTGTAACGAAATCATCCGCGCCAGCTTCCCAATTACAGTCGAAACCCCGGAGGATGCCAAGGTCCACAAGATGCCCGAGGATTATGATCAGAGTAAAGGAGTCGTTCGTGTGATCCGGATCGGCGACATCGATCGCAATAC ATGCTGTGGGACTCACCTCTCCCAAACATCCCACATCTCACTCATCCTCGTCCATCACGGCGAACCAGTCCACGGGAAGAACTACCGCCTCTACTTTTCCGTCGGCGATCGAGCCATCAACCTGGCGACAGCCTCCCTCGGTGCAATGAGCTCTCTCTCAAAGCTGCTGTCGTGCAAAAACACGTCCGAAGAGATAGTCCAGACCGTGAAGACCGTGCAGAGCTCCGCGGCGGATCTCAAGAAGAGGGAAAAGAAGCTTCTCGCGGACATTGCCGAGTTTGAGGCAGACGCTGCAAAGATCAAGTTGCAATCCACGAAGAGTGTGTGGGTTCATCGCGCGGATGGCAACGCGGACTTTGTGAAGTGGGTTACCGTCAACGTCAAGGACGCTGTGATGACTTGTGGTGGAGTTGTTGTTTTGGCTACTGGCGATGACGGGAACAGCGGACAAATTTCTGTTCTCGGTGAGAAGTCTGCTGTCGCGGCACTCGTTCCAAAGATCAAGGACGTTGTGATGGGGGTGaagggcggtggtg